From the genome of Spinacia oleracea cultivar Varoflay chromosome 2, BTI_SOV_V1, whole genome shotgun sequence, one region includes:
- the LOC110780003 gene encoding uncharacterized protein, with protein MPIPNGLSWSLKKIWQQRETLSSSGDMQKFVTSGKFKIQRLYNHLRQQGEPVRWKRIVCNSHASPKSVFIVWLALQDRLATKDRLRRWNIIADSVCSLCHNTDESRDHLFFECSYSAEIWSHVLQRSGIHRTSGTWNEKVQWVQKVSRSTRSKSRLCNSLFCETVYSIWLARNSKIFSNQFESSLCIVNRILFRVACNS; from the coding sequence ATGCCAATTCCCAATGGCCTTTCTTGGTCATTAAAGAAGATTTGGCAACAAAGGGAGACTCTGAGTAGTTCTGGTGATATGCAGAAGTTTGTAACTTCAGGGAAATTTAAGATTCAGAGGCTGTATAATCATTTGAGGCAACAAGGGGAACCTGTGAGATGGAAGAGAATTGTGTGTAACAGCCATGCTAGCCCAAAAAGTGTGTTTATTGTGTGGTTGGCCCTGCAGGATAGACTTGCAACTAAAGATAGGCTGAGAAGATGGAATATTATTGCAGATAGTGTCTGTAGCCTGTGTCACAACACTGATGAAAGTAGAGATCATCTTTTCTTTGAGTGTAGTTATTCTGCTGAAATATGGAGCCATGTTCTGCAGAGAAGTGGAATTCATAGAACTTCTGGAACTTGGAATGAAAAGGTGCAGTGGGTTCAGAAAGTAAGCAGGAGTACTAGAAGCAAATCTAGATTGTGTAATAGTCTGTTCTGTGAAACTGTGTACTCTATCTGGTTAGCTaggaattctaaaattttctCTAACCAGTTTGAAAGTAGCTTATGTATTGTAAACAGAATTTTGTTTAGGGTAGCTTGTAATAGCTAG